The following are encoded in a window of Acidicapsa ligni genomic DNA:
- a CDS encoding (Fe-S)-binding protein, with amino-acid sequence MMHLLPASPMSLLSGVSGLGILAEPSHFSLPEKLLLILFVFASAALFWKRFGVVVDKIWHSRRDPGFHLFPIGKRIWDFFWEVLCQAKVIRERPLPGIAHAFVFWSFLAFALVTLNHLAVGLGIGFLDPAGIFGRFYFWFAAAFAIACAISISGLFIRRFILQPVWLSRAGHNISWESGVIAGLIFALMATYLASFFVADGSIAARALWWTHTLSLLVFLPLVPHTKHLHLILSPLTIFLSRGSFSAIPTLSGDEDFGLVTGKDLTQLVSLQAYSCVECGRCTEHCPAANTGKSLNPKEIILGVRGYLNEYGPTAEELLLGKYNSQESAFQCTTCGACEFQCPVGIEHVPIIVGLRRGAVNTGEWEDSHGTKLFLAMERNSNALGMSSVERDKFVAKQELPIFDGTQEYCLWLGCMGGYDPKGREIINSFVQVMRYLGTSYGVMRKEKCTGDPARRLGNDLVFQQLAESNLEAMQQQKVKKIISICPHCVRTIQEDWKEFGISPEIEHHSEFLARHQAQLPHNKSEEKIVYHDPCYLGRYRNVYDEPRSIIASAGTLIEPERTRERSFCCGAGGGLVFLGEEQGQRVSSVRVQELVSTGATTIGAACPFCNTMFRDALATTGESAPRLLDIAQIAAMQLPEAPHQASNSQV; translated from the coding sequence ATGATGCACCTGCTGCCCGCAAGCCCAATGTCCCTCCTCTCCGGCGTTTCCGGTCTCGGCATACTCGCAGAGCCATCCCACTTTTCCCTTCCCGAAAAACTGCTGTTGATCCTGTTCGTATTCGCCTCGGCCGCTCTTTTCTGGAAGCGATTTGGAGTCGTCGTAGACAAGATCTGGCACTCGCGCCGCGACCCCGGATTTCATCTCTTCCCCATTGGCAAACGTATCTGGGATTTCTTCTGGGAAGTGCTCTGTCAGGCCAAGGTCATTCGCGAACGGCCTCTACCCGGCATAGCGCACGCCTTCGTCTTCTGGAGTTTCCTGGCCTTCGCGCTCGTAACCCTCAATCATCTTGCAGTAGGCCTGGGCATAGGATTTCTCGATCCTGCAGGCATCTTCGGACGCTTCTATTTCTGGTTCGCAGCAGCATTCGCGATAGCCTGCGCCATCTCTATATCCGGATTATTCATTCGTCGATTCATCCTGCAGCCAGTCTGGCTGTCGCGTGCCGGGCACAATATCTCCTGGGAATCAGGCGTCATCGCCGGGCTCATCTTCGCGCTCATGGCCACCTATCTGGCATCGTTCTTTGTGGCAGACGGCAGCATCGCCGCCCGCGCACTGTGGTGGACGCATACGCTTTCTCTGCTCGTCTTCCTGCCCCTGGTCCCACACACCAAGCATCTGCATTTGATCCTCAGCCCACTCACGATCTTTCTTTCGCGAGGCAGCTTCAGTGCCATACCAACTCTCTCGGGCGATGAAGATTTCGGCCTCGTAACCGGCAAGGATCTCACGCAACTTGTAAGCCTCCAGGCCTACTCATGCGTAGAGTGCGGACGCTGCACCGAACACTGCCCTGCCGCCAACACAGGCAAGAGTCTCAATCCAAAAGAAATTATCCTCGGCGTGCGCGGATACCTGAATGAATACGGTCCCACGGCTGAAGAATTACTGCTCGGCAAGTACAACTCGCAGGAGTCCGCCTTTCAATGCACCACCTGCGGCGCCTGCGAATTTCAATGCCCTGTCGGCATTGAGCATGTACCCATCATCGTGGGTCTGCGCCGCGGTGCCGTGAATACCGGCGAATGGGAAGATTCGCATGGCACCAAGCTATTCCTCGCAATGGAGCGCAACTCCAACGCTCTCGGCATGAGCTCGGTAGAACGCGATAAATTCGTAGCCAAACAAGAGCTACCCATCTTCGATGGCACACAGGAGTATTGCCTGTGGCTAGGCTGCATGGGCGGTTACGACCCCAAGGGGCGCGAAATCATCAACTCATTCGTACAGGTCATGCGCTACCTGGGCACCAGCTACGGAGTCATGCGCAAAGAGAAATGCACCGGCGATCCCGCACGCCGCCTGGGCAACGATCTGGTCTTTCAGCAACTCGCCGAGAGCAATCTTGAAGCCATGCAGCAGCAGAAAGTGAAGAAGATCATCTCCATCTGCCCGCACTGTGTGCGTACCATTCAAGAGGACTGGAAAGAGTTCGGCATCTCGCCAGAGATCGAGCATCACAGCGAATTTCTCGCTCGCCACCAGGCGCAGTTACCGCACAACAAATCTGAAGAAAAGATCGTCTATCACGACCCCTGCTACCTCGGCCGCTATCGCAATGTCTATGACGAGCCGCGATCCATCATCGCCTCCGCCGGAACACTCATCGAGCCCGAACGCACCCGCGAACGCAGCTTCTGCTGCGGAGCAGGCGGTGGCCTCGTCTTTCTCGGCGAGGAGCAGGGTCAGCGCGTAAGCAGCGTTCGCGTACAGGAGCTCGTCTCCACTGGAGCAACTACAATTGGAGCTGCCTGCCCGTTCTGCAACACCATGTTTCGAGATGCGCTGGCAACGACAGGCGAAAGCGCCCCGAGGCTGCTGGACATAGCACAAATCGCAGCCATGCAACTACCGGAAGCTCCACATCAGGCATCCAATTCGCAGGTGTAA
- a CDS encoding nicotinate phosphoribosyltransferase — MIVNLAERAHNHNWRLDPITRSLLDTDFYKLLMLQFIWKHFPKVEVTFTLVNRTKQVRLAERISVDEVRQQLDHVRKLRFHRSELIWLAGNTFYGKRGIFEPDFLEWLERDFQLPDYHLSVVDGELSLTFHGTWTQTTLWEVYALSILSELKTRASLREMSEFSLDILYARAKANLWSKIERLRGVPGLRVADFGTRRRHSFLWQEYVVKAMRDTLGDSFTGSSNTYLAYKHDLEAIGTNAHELPMALAAMAADDEELKHSQYHVLQLWQNTYQRELLIMLPDTFGTTQFLADAPDWVADWTGQRMDSKNPFVAGGEYIEWIKSRGRDAENKLIIASDGLDVAQILGLHAYFSGEILGNATPQDFRNATDFLDANKWNPQRRIRFSSGWGTLLTNDFRGCDPSGGNGFDPISLVCKLSEANGRPAVKLSDNYAKAMGPSEEVARYRRVFGSAGLTNVPAIV; from the coding sequence ATGATCGTTAATCTCGCAGAGCGAGCGCACAACCATAACTGGCGTCTCGATCCTATTACCCGGTCCCTGTTGGATACGGATTTTTATAAGCTACTGATGCTTCAATTTATCTGGAAGCATTTTCCTAAAGTCGAGGTCACTTTTACGCTCGTCAATCGCACGAAACAAGTGCGATTGGCTGAGCGTATCAGTGTTGACGAAGTACGTCAGCAGTTGGACCACGTGCGTAAACTGCGTTTTCACAGGTCGGAACTGATCTGGCTTGCGGGCAATACGTTCTATGGCAAGCGTGGCATCTTCGAGCCGGATTTTCTGGAGTGGCTGGAGCGCGATTTTCAGTTGCCCGATTATCATTTGTCGGTCGTTGATGGCGAGTTGAGTCTCACGTTTCACGGCACCTGGACACAGACGACACTCTGGGAAGTCTATGCGCTTTCTATCCTCAGTGAGTTGAAGACTCGGGCGAGCCTGCGTGAGATGAGCGAGTTCTCGCTGGATATTTTGTATGCGCGCGCAAAGGCAAATCTATGGAGCAAGATCGAGCGTCTGCGAGGCGTGCCGGGGCTTAGAGTGGCGGATTTTGGCACGCGCCGTCGGCACAGCTTTCTATGGCAGGAATATGTTGTGAAAGCGATGCGAGATACGCTTGGTGATAGCTTTACCGGCTCGTCGAATACTTATCTTGCATACAAGCATGATCTCGAAGCAATCGGTACGAATGCCCATGAATTGCCGATGGCTTTAGCTGCGATGGCTGCTGATGATGAAGAGCTTAAACACTCGCAGTATCATGTGCTGCAGTTATGGCAGAACACGTATCAGCGCGAATTGCTGATCATGTTGCCCGATACATTCGGCACTACGCAGTTCCTCGCAGATGCTCCGGATTGGGTCGCGGATTGGACGGGGCAGCGTATGGACAGCAAGAATCCTTTCGTCGCGGGCGGCGAGTACATCGAGTGGATCAAGTCGCGCGGCCGCGATGCTGAAAACAAATTGATCATTGCTTCGGATGGGTTAGACGTTGCTCAGATCCTTGGTCTGCATGCGTATTTCTCCGGAGAAATTTTAGGTAATGCGACGCCGCAGGATTTTCGCAACGCTACGGATTTTTTGGATGCGAACAAGTGGAATCCGCAGCGGCGAATTCGTTTCAGCTCTGGCTGGGGAACACTGCTGACGAATGATTTTCGCGGCTGCGATCCATCGGGTGGAAATGGTTTTGATCCGATCAGCCTGGTGTGCAAGCTCTCCGAAGCAAATGGCCGGCCTGCAGTGAAGCTCTCCGATAACTATGCGAAGGCAATGGGGCCGTCAGAAGAAGTGGCCCGCTATCGCAGGGTATTTGGTTCGGCAGGGCTGACGAATGTACCGGCTATCGTGTGA
- a CDS encoding glycoside hydrolase family 5 protein, with protein MRRFVFLFVLLTVACGFQIPSRAESRFVHQDGKFLVDGAGHKVQLRGTNLGNWLVTEGYMFRFEGGPQSTREIEAMVNELIGPTAATKFWHDYRDAYVTRKDIDFIAKQGFNTIRIPFHYRYFVPGDDEGFALIDRVVEWAKADGLYVVLDMHAAPGGQTGANIDDSWGYPWLYEDEDSQLLAADIWKRIAEHYRNNATVIGYDLLNEPIPHYPKLAQYNSKLEPVYKKLAAAVRSVDKNHVLILGGAQWDGNFSVFGPPFDKNMMYTFHKYWMPPTEDAVKPYVEFRDKYNVPIWMGESGENTDEWITKFRMVLDQDQISWTFWPYKKMEANSALVSFNKPEHWDEIVTYAARHAGMGDTEKSVAARPSLEDSRAAFQDLLVKVRFENAKVNDGYLKALGAEVK; from the coding sequence ATGCGTAGATTTGTATTTCTGTTTGTATTACTGACTGTGGCCTGTGGTTTTCAAATCCCAAGTAGGGCTGAGTCTCGATTTGTTCATCAAGATGGAAAGTTCCTGGTGGATGGGGCGGGACACAAGGTTCAGTTGCGGGGCACGAACCTGGGAAACTGGCTCGTGACTGAGGGCTACATGTTTCGCTTCGAAGGCGGGCCGCAGTCAACCCGCGAGATTGAAGCGATGGTGAATGAGCTGATCGGTCCAACAGCGGCTACGAAGTTCTGGCATGACTATCGGGATGCATATGTTACTCGCAAGGATATCGATTTCATTGCTAAACAGGGTTTCAACACGATACGTATCCCGTTCCACTATCGCTATTTTGTGCCGGGGGATGATGAGGGCTTTGCGCTTATCGATCGCGTGGTCGAATGGGCCAAGGCGGATGGGCTGTATGTTGTGCTTGATATGCATGCTGCGCCTGGAGGACAGACGGGCGCTAACATCGACGATAGCTGGGGTTATCCGTGGCTCTATGAGGATGAAGATAGCCAGCTCCTGGCCGCTGATATATGGAAGAGAATCGCCGAGCATTATCGCAATAATGCTACCGTGATTGGCTACGATTTATTGAACGAACCGATCCCTCACTATCCGAAGCTGGCGCAGTACAACTCCAAGCTGGAGCCGGTCTACAAGAAGCTTGCCGCAGCAGTTCGCTCAGTGGATAAGAACCACGTGCTCATTCTCGGCGGTGCGCAGTGGGATGGTAACTTCAGCGTGTTTGGGCCACCGTTCGACAAGAACATGATGTACACATTTCATAAATACTGGATGCCTCCAACAGAGGATGCAGTGAAGCCGTATGTCGAATTTCGCGATAAATATAACGTTCCGATCTGGATGGGTGAGTCGGGCGAAAACACGGATGAGTGGATCACGAAGTTCCGTATGGTTTTAGATCAGGATCAGATCAGTTGGACGTTCTGGCCTTACAAGAAAATGGAGGCGAACTCAGCGCTGGTCAGCTTCAACAAGCCTGAGCATTGGGATGAGATCGTCACCTATGCCGCTCGCCATGCAGGTATGGGAGATACGGAAAAATCTGTTGCTGCCAGGCCATCGCTTGAAGACTCTCGCGCTGCTTTTCAGGACCTGCTGGTGAAGGTTCGTTTTGAAAACGCTAAAGTCAATGATGGTTATTTGAAGGCTTTGGGTGCGGAGGTCAAGTAA
- a CDS encoding glyoxalase: MTSLQRIIAVATLLLSWTSGAAVAQSTVSLPSVAVAPQYDSTHVYVKPQDVDAFVKSFLGTFGGTSTKQVIVTVTPTPSKTTSQLMQTPVGTVSLFGFLTPIPAPFGTERNGYLVTNMDTAISAARSAGANVIVGTFPDAIGLDTIIQWPGGVNMQLYWHTTPPHYSPFIHVPENRVYVSPDRVEAFLKSFLQFSQGKIISDEAQAPGIEIGQPANSIRRIHLESAFGKMVVYVSNSKPSYPYGLENTGYEVDSLDATLAKAKTFGVTILVAPYSSDHRHSAIVLFPGGYIAEIHEISHE, from the coding sequence ATGACTTCCCTTCAGAGAATTATCGCTGTTGCAACACTCTTGTTGAGTTGGACTAGCGGAGCTGCCGTCGCCCAGAGCACGGTCAGCTTACCATCCGTCGCTGTGGCGCCACAGTATGACTCGACGCACGTCTACGTGAAACCGCAAGACGTGGACGCATTCGTCAAAAGCTTCCTCGGTACATTTGGCGGCACCAGTACCAAACAGGTCATCGTTACCGTGACTCCAACGCCGAGCAAGACTACCTCTCAACTGATGCAGACCCCTGTAGGAACAGTCTCTTTGTTCGGATTTCTCACACCCATTCCTGCCCCCTTCGGGACGGAGAGGAATGGCTATCTCGTTACGAATATGGATACAGCCATCTCCGCCGCGCGTTCGGCTGGCGCAAACGTAATTGTCGGAACCTTCCCTGATGCCATCGGGCTTGACACAATTATCCAGTGGCCCGGCGGCGTCAACATGCAACTGTATTGGCACACGACACCGCCGCACTATTCGCCCTTTATCCATGTACCTGAAAATCGAGTCTACGTTTCGCCGGATCGTGTTGAAGCTTTTCTGAAATCATTTCTTCAGTTTTCTCAAGGCAAGATCATCTCCGACGAAGCGCAAGCACCCGGAATTGAAATAGGACAGCCAGCAAACTCGATTCGTAGAATTCATCTCGAATCCGCCTTTGGCAAGATGGTCGTTTACGTAAGCAACAGCAAACCTTCTTATCCCTATGGCCTGGAAAATACCGGGTATGAAGTCGATAGCCTCGACGCAACACTCGCCAAAGCGAAGACCTTCGGCGTAACGATCCTTGTCGCGCCTTACAGTTCAGATCACCGTCATTCGGCGATCGTTCTGTTTCCGGGTGGATATATAGCAGAGATACACGAAATATCCCATGAGTAG
- the msrB gene encoding peptide-methionine (R)-S-oxide reductase MsrB, with protein MPEYKKNLEAISSLTPEQYRVTQESETEPPFQNSYWDNDEPGLYVDIVSGEPLFTSADKFDSGCGWPSFTKPVDSESISETIDDSHGMIRTEVRSNQGDSHLGHVFDDGPQEAGGLRYCINSASLRFIPLDELEEEGYGAYRKLIESSEKE; from the coding sequence ATGCCGGAATATAAGAAGAACCTTGAAGCCATCTCTTCACTCACACCGGAACAGTATCGGGTAACGCAGGAGAGTGAGACGGAGCCTCCTTTTCAAAACTCATATTGGGATAACGACGAGCCGGGCCTTTACGTGGATATCGTATCGGGAGAGCCTCTGTTCACCTCAGCCGATAAATTCGACAGCGGCTGTGGTTGGCCAAGCTTTACGAAGCCAGTTGATTCGGAATCTATCTCTGAGACTATCGATGATAGTCACGGAATGATCCGAACAGAGGTTCGATCCAATCAGGGTGACAGCCATCTTGGCCATGTCTTTGACGATGGCCCGCAAGAGGCTGGCGGCCTTCGTTACTGCATCAATTCTGCGTCGCTGCGCTTCATTCCTCTGGATGAGCTCGAAGAAGAAGGTTACGGAGCCTATCGTAAACTAATCGAAAGTAGTGAAAAGGAGTAA
- a CDS encoding electron transfer flavoprotein subunit beta/FixA family protein has protein sequence MKIIVAIKQVPERDARIRIDATGKWIDLNDVEFTLNESDAYALEEALLLKEAHGGEVIVISAGPERVGQTIREALAKGADRAIHIESDDLAQYDALGVARLLAAAIKDEAADLILTGLQSDDLGLGQTGVIVAELLGVPHASLILKIEATGNGVATGNGLKVLRELEDGWFQHIELPMPAVLTIQSGNTKLRYATLMGIKKAKTKEVKRIAASELGITPAPVVTLHQVTLPNKQRTTQILSGTPAEAAAALVEKLQFEVRVL, from the coding sequence ATGAAGATCATCGTAGCCATCAAACAAGTGCCCGAACGCGATGCACGAATCCGCATTGACGCAACGGGAAAGTGGATCGACCTGAACGATGTCGAGTTCACCTTGAACGAATCGGATGCATACGCCCTTGAAGAAGCGCTTCTGCTCAAAGAAGCGCATGGCGGCGAAGTCATCGTCATCAGCGCCGGTCCAGAGCGCGTAGGTCAAACCATCCGCGAAGCACTCGCCAAAGGCGCCGACCGCGCTATCCACATCGAGAGCGATGACCTCGCACAATACGACGCGCTCGGCGTAGCCCGCCTGCTGGCAGCGGCAATCAAAGACGAAGCAGCCGACCTCATTCTCACCGGCCTGCAATCCGACGATCTTGGACTGGGACAAACCGGTGTTATCGTCGCCGAGTTGCTCGGAGTGCCACATGCCAGCCTGATCCTGAAAATCGAAGCAACCGGCAACGGCGTGGCAACCGGCAATGGCTTGAAAGTACTGCGCGAACTGGAAGACGGCTGGTTCCAGCACATCGAACTTCCCATGCCCGCCGTGCTTACCATCCAGTCCGGCAACACCAAACTTCGCTACGCAACATTGATGGGCATCAAGAAGGCCAAGACCAAAGAAGTAAAACGCATCGCCGCCTCAGAACTCGGAATCACTCCGGCGCCCGTCGTTACGCTCCATCAGGTCACGCTGCCCAACAAGCAGCGCACCACACAGATCCTCAGCGGCACCCCCGCTGAGGCAGCCGCAGCACTCGTAGAAAAGCTGCAATTTGAGGTGCGCGTCCTATGA
- a CDS encoding electron transfer flavoprotein subunit alpha/FixB family protein — MSSVLVILESKNGEISRISWEALAAAHTLAAGLGLPLDAALIGLASVDKITGKPPRTLFTVDHALLRDYTADGFTEAYTQLIQHLKPAYVVLPHTYQVRDFAPALATRFNEVLISDVIGLTPSTPSPIFVRQLLQGKLNASYQHTSDGPCFLSVQAGAFRADASDAAPAAIESFRPNLEPAQIRTQPSQPFRASAQTVDLSTAAILVSVGRGIKEQANLPIVEELAAALGAELAASRPICDNGWLPMERQVGSSGQTVAPKVYLAIGISGAIQHLVGMKGSQCIVAINKDENAPIFEVADYGIVGDLFEIVPALTAAIRKAKP; from the coding sequence ATGAGCAGCGTACTGGTAATTCTCGAATCGAAAAATGGCGAAATAAGCCGCATCTCCTGGGAAGCGCTTGCTGCGGCTCATACCCTGGCCGCTGGCCTGGGACTTCCCCTCGACGCAGCCCTGATCGGTTTGGCCTCAGTAGACAAGATAACCGGTAAACCACCACGCACTCTCTTTACCGTGGATCACGCACTACTACGCGACTACACCGCGGATGGATTTACCGAGGCCTATACCCAACTCATCCAGCACCTGAAGCCGGCGTATGTCGTACTGCCCCACACCTACCAGGTGCGTGATTTTGCTCCAGCCCTCGCGACACGATTCAACGAAGTCCTGATCAGCGACGTAATCGGCCTCACGCCCAGCACGCCATCGCCAATCTTCGTTCGTCAGCTTCTACAGGGCAAGCTCAACGCATCCTACCAGCACACCAGCGACGGCCCCTGCTTTCTCTCTGTGCAGGCCGGTGCATTCCGCGCGGATGCCTCAGACGCAGCTCCAGCCGCAATCGAATCTTTTCGCCCAAATCTCGAACCCGCGCAGATCCGCACCCAGCCAAGTCAACCCTTCCGTGCCAGCGCGCAGACCGTCGATCTCAGCACAGCTGCCATTCTTGTCTCTGTCGGTCGCGGAATCAAAGAACAGGCCAATCTGCCCATCGTCGAAGAACTCGCCGCTGCCCTCGGCGCAGAACTCGCCGCCTCCCGCCCTATCTGCGACAACGGCTGGCTACCGATGGAGCGCCAGGTCGGTAGCTCAGGCCAGACCGTAGCTCCAAAAGTCTATCTGGCCATTGGAATTTCCGGCGCCATTCAGCATCTCGTCGGCATGAAAGGCTCGCAGTGCATCGTCGCCATCAACAAGGACGAGAATGCGCCGATCTTCGAAGTAGCCGATTACGGCATCGTCGGCGATCTCTTCGAGATTGTCCCTGCATTGACCGCGGCAATCCGTAAAGCAAAGCCCTGA
- the msrA gene encoding peptide-methionine (S)-S-oxide reductase MsrA, with amino-acid sequence MITERAILAGGCFWGMQDLFRSFPGVISTRVGYAGGDVANATYRNHGSHAEAIEIVFDPQQVSYRRLLEFFFQLHDPTTLNRQGNDIGTSYRSAIFYITDEQKQTAEETIADINASGIWPGKVVTEVKAAGAFWEAEPEHQDYLERYPSGYTCHFVRPNWKISK; translated from the coding sequence ATGATTACAGAGCGAGCGATTTTAGCCGGTGGTTGCTTTTGGGGTATGCAGGACTTGTTCCGCAGCTTTCCTGGAGTAATTTCTACCCGCGTTGGATATGCGGGCGGGGATGTAGCCAATGCAACCTATCGAAACCATGGCTCCCATGCCGAGGCCATAGAGATTGTGTTCGATCCGCAACAGGTAAGTTATCGAAGGCTTCTCGAGTTTTTCTTTCAGCTCCATGATCCCACTACGCTGAATCGTCAGGGCAACGACATTGGGACGAGCTATCGTTCCGCCATTTTTTACATCACAGACGAACAGAAACAGACTGCAGAAGAGACCATCGCAGACATCAACGCTTCTGGAATCTGGCCGGGCAAAGTAGTGACAGAAGTGAAGGCCGCTGGTGCGTTTTGGGAGGCCGAGCCAGAGCATCAGGATTATCTGGAACGCTATCCGAGTGGCTACACATGTCATTTTGTGAGACCCAACTGGAAGATTTCGAAATGA
- a CDS encoding ABC transporter ATP-binding protein: MSAAITTTGLTRRFGDFVAVQNVDLTVAPGQFYGFLGPNGAGKSTTIKMLTGLLTPTSGSIQVLGLDFATHGLEVKRQIGVVPEGMALFGRLTASEYLRFVGQMYGLDRATTLQRTEELLEFMNLAGENKKLITDFSHGMQKKLALAAAVIHGPKILFLDEPFEGVDAIAAGTLKQMLQGMITRGATIFLTSHVLEIVERLCTHVAIINHGQLIANGSLEELRAGVHTQADDADGTTTRLTLEEIFIRVIGNEAGADPLHSEQELSWLG, translated from the coding sequence ATGAGTGCTGCGATCACCACCACTGGACTCACCCGCCGGTTCGGCGACTTTGTTGCCGTGCAGAATGTCGACCTCACCGTAGCTCCCGGCCAGTTCTATGGCTTCCTCGGCCCCAACGGCGCAGGCAAATCTACCACGATCAAAATGCTTACAGGCCTGCTGACGCCCACCTCCGGCAGCATCCAGGTACTTGGATTGGATTTCGCCACACATGGGCTCGAGGTCAAGCGGCAGATCGGCGTAGTGCCTGAAGGCATGGCTCTCTTTGGACGCCTCACAGCATCCGAATATCTGCGATTTGTGGGGCAGATGTACGGGCTCGATCGAGCCACGACCTTGCAGCGCACCGAAGAGTTGCTGGAGTTCATGAACCTGGCAGGTGAGAACAAAAAGCTGATCACCGATTTTTCCCACGGCATGCAAAAGAAGCTGGCACTGGCCGCCGCCGTGATTCATGGACCCAAGATCTTATTTCTGGATGAACCCTTTGAAGGCGTGGACGCCATCGCCGCCGGCACGCTTAAACAGATGTTGCAAGGCATGATCACCCGCGGAGCAACCATCTTTCTAACTTCGCACGTGCTTGAAATTGTCGAGCGGCTCTGCACCCATGTAGCGATCATCAATCACGGTCAGTTGATAGCCAACGGATCTCTGGAAGAGCTGCGCGCAGGCGTCCACACCCAGGCTGACGATGCCGACGGAACAACTACTCGGCTCACGCTTGAAGAAATATTCATTCGCGTAATCGGCAATGAAGCAGGCGCGGACCCGCTGCACTCAGAGCAGGAGCTTTCATGGCTGGGATAA